catctcgatgttgaactgcctgttgctctgattgagccagaatcaaccagtcgtcgatataattcagcacgcggatgccctggagtctcagcggagccagagccgcatccacgcactttgtgaaggtgcggggtgaaagagataggccgaacggaagaaccttgtattggtaagcttcgcccccgaaagcgaacctgaggaacttccagtgtgaaggatggattggcacatgaaagtacgcgtctttcagatctattgtcacgaaccagtcctcggacctgatctgtgtggtgatctgtctgagtgtaagcatcttgaacttgagcttttgtaCTGAGCGATTTAACATGCGTAAATCTAGAataggacgcaaccctccatccttcttcggaactatgaagtagcggctgtaaaaccctgactgtttgccgggaggaggaaccctctcgatagctcctttttgcaaaagtgtcataacttcttgttccatgaCCAGAGACTGCTGGGGGCCCACCACTGTAGGGAGGACCCCGTTGAactggggcgggcgagacccgaattgtattttgtaacccttttctatcatcTGCAGTACCCACTGAGAAATATTGGGAAgacgtttccattcttccaaaaattctactaagggaaccaacCTCTCGaggctggtctctggtgttttttgagcacttggctcgacgCCCTGGAGCAGCGCACCGGCAGGAAGAAGTCGAATCAAGCGCTGACcggccctcctcagagggtcGGTGGGGGCCGCTGCGCCCCGTAACGCACGAGACGGCGGGtttggcagaacggccccctgagggcgccgaagAGGGGTTAGTattatagattttaattttacaagaCCCTcttcggagggggctgccctcagaagTCCTGAACCCCTGACGTCAGGACTTCTTCGAAGCCTTCCTCGCGATAAtgacagtccgcagatctgtcttACCCTTGGAAGGCTTCGCTTGCGTTGCCCTCCCCGGTCCCCAAGATctttgcgggggagcacgggtggcAACACTTTGTTTCTGTTGCGCTCTATGCGCAGTCGAGGAGCTTGTagacggccgaggctgctcccgctcagcaaCCTCGGCAGAGCGGCGAGGGAGGAACTTTTGGAAGGCCGCCGACTGTCTTtttgcctcctggaacctctcaaCGACAGATGTAACcgagtcgccgaagaggcccaggGGAGACACAGGTGCATCTAGAAGCACAGACTTATCTCGCTCTTTTATGTCTGACAGATTGAGCCATaaatgtctctccgtggccaccagggctgccatagagcggcctatTGATtttgccgtctccttggtggcccggagagatAAGTCGGTAGCCTTCCTGAGCTCTTGGATCGCATCAAAAGTCGCCTCGCCACTCTCGTCTATCTCCCCCAGAaggtcggcttgatatgcctggAGGATGGCCATAGTGTGGAGACATGcggccgcctgacctgctgaggCATAAGCCCTGCCCACCAGCGCTGATGTTGTACGCAGGGGTCTGGTGGGCAAAGTCGGGGATTTTAGGGACGATGCTGTctcaggcgagagatagctcgcgagcgtctcctcaacctgaggcatcgccccataaccgtgctGTTTACCtcctactatattactatatagagTGGTTTGTGGGTTGTAAACACGAAATTGTGCTGGCTTGTGCCACgatctcgacacctcggtgtggagatcGTGGAAAAACGGCAATCCCCGGGGCTGAGGCTGTGATCGGGcggggagaaagcgctcatccaaTTTGCTTTTTGTTCGCGCTTCTGATCTTTCTTCTGGCCATTCTATTTTTAACTTTGCCACCGCCCGAGTCACAACATCTAAAAGCTCCTCAtgagctggagatgaggatggcggGTCCTCCTCTCCAGCCCCGACGCTCGCTACATCCATCTCCTCGGAGCTGGATAAGTGAAGCGCCGGTGCAGGTGCCTCTACcctgggggaagaaaccgcagcgcgtgcttccgcagccaggggagagacactgggtctggcgGGTGAAGGCTGAGATAGGGCAGGACCCGTCTCTAGCCCCTCcgccagatccatctgtgaaccccaggaCTGAAGCcgccgctgtgcctcggcagcagcgggacccgaaccctggggaacactcgccgcggcgccctcttTATTCTTGTCAAAGAACGCGCGGCGTGATCGGAGTACACGGAGCGTTAGCTTTTCACAAtgtacacagacagctccctcaagagctgcctgtgcatgctccactcccaaacAAGCAAcgcacatctcgtgtgtatccccgccCGTGATGAAGCGAGGGCAGGGATGAACGCACTTAACAAACTGTTGCTTGCTTGAACTCGCCATTTGTGTctcacaatatatatatgtatatattatatgtgcttggtgaactaaaatactcttgtcctcggacgaagagataTTTTGTTTGCTGTGTAGATATAAAgggacagacaacaccaaataagacacacgataacacagagcgctgctgaagacttcagaagctggcgttctttgttctcaagggtgctttatagtttcctggtccgtgacgtcacccgctctgacgtcccgtcacactattggttcgatttcacgagtgcttcaagacgtaacacacagaggcgttcccaaagcgcttacgcagcgtcgatgttcccatgaaagggaacatgGTGAgttcaaagtgtctgaataagtTTTGATCCTAAATTtgatcaattttactggtagtaaaaaaagtatttttttggtataatatttcactaacataaatgaactatagtgtcctgcacccactctgaataatttttggttttacTGTATATCATTTTAATCAGTATTATATAAGACAAAATAAAGCAATATATTGAGTTTGAGTTTTTATACAAGTATGTAAATAAAGTCCTTGTGTGTTGAGCTACTTTCTTACGGCACAGATTTAAGATCTGCTGTTTAAAAACTTTCATGACTAATTgaaaaatttcattttattagaTTTTGGTTGATGATATGTAAATTATGTGATTTATGCTACATAAATTGCAAttgaaatatttacaaattcCCAGTGTATTTTCTTAgtttttaaatcagtaaacatttagttgttttttatttatataatcttCTGTATAGACACATACCATAAATTATTGGCTATTAAGGCtataaaaactataaaatgTGGAAATAACAGTTACAGTCCACCGGACAAATGTTGATCTATTAagggggcatgttgtcacaataTCTATAGATGATGTGTTATAGatatatatgtaataaaatgtgtaataaaTCTTGTTGTAAAGACAAATTCATCTAAGAAAAATAAAGTGAGTTTTTATTGACAGTTCTGTTGATTATGATGAAGTCATTTAACAAAAGTACATGAAGAAGTGCTTATACTGTAAAGTACCCTAGCATGTGGTGACCACTGGGAGCGCTATAATCAGTTATAAACAGGAAACCACCCTCACTCAGTAATCAGTTCCAGATCTTCAGTGTTAATTAATCTATGAGTCCAGTTATTTGATGGTGGACATTCAACAAACGAATTAGTTATCACGATATTTGTGAGTATATGCTAGTTGTGTTAGCTTCTTGTAGCAAGCTAAATGCGCAGTGCAAAATAAaagcatataaaaatatatcaacataaaagcattacaataacaAAAAGCCTATAAAGACGCATCAAACAAAGCTTTATGTAGTAGACACGCTAGTAACACGCATGTTTATCATCTGTTAGCTCTACAAAGAGCACCTAgtgtgtttagtgttttatttacatatataaaaaGCAGTGTAATTCAATTACATGAAAATTTATAATTATCCAGCATATTTTATTCCTgaacaaacaaaattaaaaaaaaaaaaaaacgtatttaagTGCAACAGCAGTATAATGTCTGATAATGCGCgagtaaatcattttaagtgtttttaattCTCAGTTGCTGGAATATCTTTCCTCATGTGGAATAACAGAAtaacaaagtatatttgtatgaaagtgaattaataaagattgtttttgttggttttaatatttttaaatggttcATTAAGTTAAATTATATTGTGTTATATATGGTTTTGCTTCCAAATAGTGAACGTATTTTAACACTTGATTGtgtcatttaaaaatgattacttacaaattaaattgtagcctacacaatgcagttaaattattacaattagtGATCCAAAGTAATCACACTTACAACTCTATAACTTAAATTTATATAACACAGTATAGCATTAGACAGTACATAAATGAGTACAACAGTAAACAATAAATTcaataattaaacattaaataaacacCTGCCTGAACTCTTCTAACTCTACcaaagaccttgattagtttGATCAGgggtgtttaattagggttgagCTGAACTATGAGGACAGCTGAGATAAGTTTGACACTGTGGAGGACTGGAGCTTCAACACTGTCAGAGTAACTTCAGAGGATCAGAGGGGCaggataaaaaagaaaatagaaaGGAAAGAGAAATTAATTCTGGTTTAGGAACTGATACTGTAATAAACTGATCCTCCTTTGtgatttattttatgttgttaCAATGACAGTTAAATTGTCATGAATTAATCATGTTATAAATCTGAAACTCATTATCTATTTTATATTCAACTGAAACTTTTCTAGCTGGACAGTGTCCTGAATCACAGTTTGATGTTCAGAATGgcattttataattaaaaccAACATTACTCTTGACAAGTCATGCATTATTTGAAAGACCAAAGACTCAACTTTTGATATTTGGTAACTATTTGCTTATTATCTGAAGTGACATAGCAACTGTAATTTGATTTGTTTCATAAAGCAATATACAGTCATAATGGAGCATGGCTGTCACCTGGTGTCAACCTGAGCCCATTTCCAACCCACAACACCCCCTACCCTCTATttttcaactgttttcaacattgatgataatcagaaatgttccTTGACCGTCAAATCAAAttgtaatgatttctgaaggatataTAATgatatcacaggaataaattacatttcataatatattaaaattgaaaacattactgttaactgttttctgtttgaatatattttatttgaaaagaaataaaataatacttttattcaggaaATAAAATGAaggatgctgaaaatgcagctttgatcacaggaataaattactttaaaaaagtggatataaaatatactcaaacagaaaacagttattttaaaccataataatatttcacactattactgtttttactgtatttttaattaaataaatgcagccttggtgagcagacaaaaaaAATCGTAATATATATTAGGATTTCCGGCATGCGCCATTTGGCTGCGGAAAAAAATATAGTCCTACATTTGTTTCGACTTGCTATCGTGCTTCATTTCATTCATACAGTTTGCACTCATTACTTTATCATATCTtacaatgttttaaatatttaagtaaaaaactaactTCACATGCGGACTTcacatttctcttttttttcattagtttttttgttgtccTGCACCTGAGCCCAGTTTGGGTTTTTTGGGATGTGCACATCTGCCTGAATATTTTGATTCTTAAATATTTAAGTAGACATCGAATAGTAGAAAGTGTGAATGATTTTTATGTTTCACTCGTAACTCGGGCTATATGATCTTTGTGGTTGTTAAATAAGTTTTGTAATATGATTGTTTTacaatatgtgttaataaatcatgttttaaatGAAGAAATATAAATGATGAATCCACTTTACCTGAAATGAAATTTGTCAGGACTGCATGTTTATTGGTGCATATCTTGCAAATAACACATTGAATcaactgtatttaaatgaaGCGTGTCTTGCCTAAAGCCCCCTTAGCTGATCTAAAATTGAAATTGATTTTGCTCGTTTCTCACAGAAGTCTTCAGAGGCCCATAGTCCATGATGTCTTCCAGCAAAACATCGTATATTGAGTAGCAGTAAAGGTAGAGAGTCTGTTTTCAGTACATACAatatagcacacacacacacacacacagtgttctTCCTGTCTATTTCTTCTGCAAACGTTCATCTgtagtattaatgtaatgaagagaAAATACGAGACTATAAcatctcactgtcactgattcatcatcagctcaaagcattatgggtagaatctCTCTTTTCTGATTCATCAACACAGTTTCACTGATCCATAATAATCAACATAAATCCCAGGATAGAGtggttgagtgaatgtggtctggactgtgtggatgaggatcattgtgtctccagagacgctgtagaaggacagagttcctgcactgtgatccacatacactcctactcTATAGTGATTCTCCTCATTCACTGTTCTGCTGATGATGGGCTTTACAGGGAGTTCAGCCTCTATGTTATTGTGCCAGAATAAGTAACTGTCGGGAGAGCAGCtcaaactccaggactgatcattaaATCCAAACTGACACTCATCACCCCGtcccttcctgctgatgctcttatatgacactgatataaacacatattcactgcactcaatctcccagtaacagcgtcgatcacacacactctctctacacaacacctgagGATACtcatcaaatctgtctggatgatcaggatacgacTGACGCTCTGGGTAAGTGTTAGTAATCACTGTGTTCCTCTCAGACAGACGGAGGTGTTCATTcactgtgttcagatccagagtgatccgatgggaatctgatggagataaaacacatcacaatcagGAATGATCAATCTGATCTTTTAAtgtatctgaactcttcatggCTCAGTGTTCAGTGTATCATCAGGTGTGTCAGCTGACCAGATATCCTGAATCATCATTATCATGATCAATTATTAAACTCTTCTATCATGATTTCTCCAGGAAGAACATGAACACATTCAGTGAGTTTCTCTGCTTGTTTTCTCAGTGACTTACACTGTAGGAAGTCGTTCCTGGTCTTGGGATTCATGTTGGTGAATGTGACTGTGGAAATCAACAGACATGAACAGTGTGAAGAGAAATGACTAAATCAAATGCATTCATTTCTAATATGATGTTGTACAATATGATGATGAAAGACTCATTTCTGAGAGCAGATGAATCtccaggggcctcatttataaaacacacGTCTCAGATTTGATCCTAAATTTCATGGATTTCATCCTGCATCATGTATAGAAACACTTGCTCTTGATGATGAGTGCCGTACTTCTGAACCATCAAGGGATATTTGTGGCCGTTCTGAAGGTGGATTTTGATGCACTTGTTCACATTACACTTGAATTTAAGATAAATTTTGAACAATGTAATTTAAGAATTGTGCACATGGACATTTATAAATCATAGGAACTGTTGTGCGTTCACATTTAGGGTCTTTCTACACACGTCTGTATAATGGAGGCGCAGGACTTTACCTCTGTCAGAGATCTTCTTCAGCTCCTCTTTGCAGAAATCCTCCAGTTTGTCTCTCAGCTGACGGACAGATTCTCTCACGCCATCAaaagaggagagagaactgaagggATCATCATTTACGTCTGTAGATTCAGGAGGAGCTGAGAGAGACTGGAAACTCTACAGAAAACACAAATCAAAACTTCAGCCAATAACCTGCTCTATATCAGATCTGTTGTTGATCTTTAGTAACTCGTCTCAATCCAGCACTTTCACACAATCAGATACTTTCTGCTCTTATTCATTATTTAGTGATAAAAACTATTTGGCATGAAATGTTTCTCCTGCTCAAGTCCACTATGATCCTGTTCTTCTAGATCTCTGTTACCTGCAGGAAATGGATGTgatcctgtgtgtgtgaaagctgctccagctcagcgtctctcctcctcagatcattgatctcctgctccagtcgctccagtcgtccttcagctcgactcactgcagtcttttcctgatctctgatccGCTGTGTGGCCTCAGAGCGGCTTCTCTCGATGGAGCGGATGAGCTCAGTGAAGATCCTCTCACTGTCCTCCACTGCTGTCTGTGCAGAGCGCTGTTAGGACACACATCACAATCACACAGTGACTTCAGTGAGTCTGACTGAGACTTCTCAAACTTCTCTTCTTCTCCAGACTCACCTTATGAGACTCCACAGCCTCTCTCAGCTGCTGAAGATCTTTCTGTCTCTGCTGGATCCTCTGACGGATCTTCATCTGCGTCTCCTTCAGCCGTTTCTGGAGGACAAACCAATAACAGGAAATGACACGTAAAACTACTATCACTAAGTTACATAAATCCAGAATTGGTGGAGGGTTAAAGATCTTGCATGATGAGTTTATTCTGTAGGTTCAAACCACAGATTCATAGTTTCCTGAAATGAGATTATGAATGGTTCAACAGGCTACAGACTGCTTCAAGACATGGAGATTCCTCTCCCTGATATCAGAACACTGCAAAGAAGACTGCAGCA
The window above is part of the Chanodichthys erythropterus isolate Z2021 chromosome 3, ASM2448905v1, whole genome shotgun sequence genome. Proteins encoded here:
- the LOC137005407 gene encoding tripartite motif-containing protein 16-like protein; this encodes MKIRQRIQQRQKDLQQLREAVESHKRSAQTAVEDSERIFTELIRSIERSRSEATQRIRDQEKTAVSRAEGRLERLEQEINDLRRRDAELEQLSHTQDHIHFLQSFQSLSAPPESTDVNDDPFSSLSSFDGVRESVRQLRDKLEDFCKEELKKISDRVTFTNMNPKTRNDFLQYSHRITLDLNTVNEHLRLSERNTVITNTYPERQSYPDHPDRFDEYPQVLCRESVCDRRCYWEIECSEYVFISVSYKSISRKGRGDECQFGFNDQSWSLSCSPDSYLFWHNNIEAELPVKPIISRTVNEENHYRVGVYVDHSAGTLSFYSVSGDTMILIHTVQTTFTQPLYPGIYVDYYGSVKLC